The Syntrophomonadaceae bacterium genome segment TACCTACCACCTCCAGATCGTATTGATTAAAGGAAGTTTTGGCAACGGCTCTGATCACCGCGTTTAGCCCGGGACAATCGCCTCCGCCGGTAAGGATACCTAGTCGCTTCACATTATTGCGCATAATTACCCTCCAAAATTATCCTCCAAGTTGTTTTTGCAATATCCTTCCACATTCAATTAAAAAACTCCTTGCTTCCGGGGAATTATGGGGCAGGAATTATGGGGACACCATACTGAATTATCCAGCAGACAAGAGTTCCCTTGCTGATTTTGCATGGATTAAGGGACACCATACTTAATTATTAGCAGCAGGCTATAGGCAAAGAAGATTAGCCAACAGCTTAAATTCAGTATGGTGTCCCTTTAATTCCTTAATCCCTTTAATCCGTGTCCTCAAAATTCACAGCTGCAACCCAACTTGTTGATTATTTTCGTGGGATGTACTCAACTCCGGGGAGCCCCTTAAAATGCTCATCCAGCGTCCATAAAGTAGCTTGATGTGCTTGGGCTGTTGCCAAGATAATGCTATCGGCCATAGGCAGTCTGTGTTCAACCGAAAGAGCTGCTGCTTCAAGGGCGAGTTCCTGGGACAAAGCAACCACTTGGCCCATGGCCATCCAACCTATAGCACTTAAGGCGTCATCCTCTCCCCGTTGCTGCAACAGACGCTTAAAAACTTCATATATGGTAATTGTTGGTGCCACTAAGTTGGCAGTTTCCTGAATGACCGGCGCAAATCGCTTTCCATTGACACCCTTGCCGAAATACTCCAGCCAGCCCGAGGAATCAACTATATTCATACGCGATCCTGTTCATCGCGCTCGACAGTAGTATCGATGCCGGAAACAAAACCATAGGCTTCTTCGATGGACGGCACGATAACTACCCGCAGGGTGCGTTTATAGGGAACAAAAACCACTTTTTGGCCGGGCTTGAGTGCGAACTGTTCGCGAATCTCACGTGGGATTACAACCTGGTACTTTGCAGAGATTGTAGCGGCTCGCATCCCTTTGCGCCTCCTTATCGATCAGATATTGTAAAACAATTATACTGCACCAGCCTTCACTTTAGCAATAAAATAAGTAGCAAAGGTGTTTCACAGCCAGCTTAAGGTCTGGGATTAAAGGGACACCATACTTAATTATTAGCAGCAGGCCGTAGGCAAAGAACTTTAGCCAACAGCTTAAATTCAGTATGGCGTCCCTTGAATCCCCAAGTTTCTGTGAACGCTGCAATCCCGTTAAATTAGAGCTTGACATAATAGTGCTATATATAGTACTATTATGTCAGAGGTGAAGGTATGAGTAAGTTCGATAAACTACTCCAAAAAATAAGGAATAGTCCAAAACAAGTAAGATTTGAAGAATTAGATAAAATACTAATTAGAGAGAGTTTTACTCGGAGACAACCCCGGAAGGGTTCCAGTCACTATACATATACCAAGGGTTCTGTGCGAGTTACTGTACCTTACAACCAACCACATATCGGCGAGGCATATGTAAAATTAGCAATTAAAGCTCTGGAGGGAGAGAAAGAAAATGGCTAAGAATCTTGAATACTACTTACAACTACCTTATCGGATAGTATTGTATCCTTCCGGTCAAGGTGAATATGCTGCTGAAGTACCAGAATTACCGGGTTGTATCAGTCAGGGCCAATCAGTTGCCGAAGTCTATAAAATGATTGAAGATGCAAAAATTTGTTGGTTAGAAACTGCTTTGGAAGATGGCATTGAAATCCCTGAACCCTCGCAGTTGAACGCGGAATACTCAGGCAGACTTAATATTCGTATTCCTAAGTCCCTACACCGTACTCTGGTTGAAAAAGCAAAAGCGGAAAAAATTAGCCTTAATCAAT includes the following:
- a CDS encoding type II toxin-antitoxin system VapC family toxin, producing the protein MNIVDSSGWLEYFGKGVNGKRFAPVIQETANLVAPTITIYEVFKRLLQQRGEDDALSAIGWMAMGQVVALSQELALEAAALSVEHRLPMADSIILATAQAHQATLWTLDEHFKGLPGVEYIPRK
- a CDS encoding AbrB/MazE/SpoVT family DNA-binding domain-containing protein, which encodes MRAATISAKYQVVIPREIREQFALKPGQKVVFVPYKRTLRVVIVPSIEEAYGFVSGIDTTVERDEQDRV
- a CDS encoding toxin-antitoxin system HicB family antitoxin, with amino-acid sequence MAKNLEYYLQLPYRIVLYPSGQGEYAAEVPELPGCISQGQSVAEVYKMIEDAKICWLETALEDGIEIPEPSQLNAEYSGRLNIRIPKSLHRTLVEKAKAEKISLNQYINYQLSKGTGHAFK